From Selenomonas ruminantium AC2024, a single genomic window includes:
- the cobO gene encoding cob(I)yrinic acid a,c-diamide adenosyltransferase — protein sequence MKKQGLVIVHTGNGKGKTTAALGLAIRAWGDGFRVLILQFIKGGCTYGELKTIETLKNVDDRIEIDQGGLGFTNKGPTTQEEHKAAAQETLKRAREEIQSGNWDLIILDEINYAVKYELIAEQDMLELLDMRPEDLHLVMTGRDACDSLIERADLVTEMKEIKHPYQKGIKAQKGIEF from the coding sequence ATGAAAAAGCAAGGTTTGGTAATTGTACATACGGGCAACGGCAAAGGCAAGACTACCGCGGCCTTGGGCTTGGCTATCCGCGCCTGGGGTGATGGTTTCCGGGTGCTTATCCTGCAGTTCATCAAAGGCGGCTGCACTTATGGGGAGCTCAAGACCATTGAGACGCTGAAAAACGTGGATGACCGCATCGAGATTGACCAGGGAGGCTTAGGCTTCACCAATAAGGGACCGACGACGCAGGAGGAACATAAGGCTGCGGCGCAGGAAACGCTGAAGCGGGCCAGAGAAGAAATCCAGAGCGGCAACTGGGATTTGATTATTCTCGATGAAATCAACTACGCCGTGAAGTACGAGCTGATTGCCGAACAGGATATGCTGGAACTTCTCGATATGCGGCCGGAGGATTTGCATCTGGTGATGACGGGGCGGGATGCCTGCGATTCTTTGATTGAGCGAGCGGATTTGGTCACAGAGATGAAGGAGATTAAGCATCCGTATCAAAAGGGCATTAAGGCACAAAAAGGAATTGAATTTTGA